Genomic window (Propionibacteriaceae bacterium ZF39):
TCGACTTCGCGGCCGAGGTCACCGAACCGGTCGAGGAGCTCCTCGAGATCGCGAGCCGTCCCCATGACGGTCGCCTCCAGGTCGTGCTCAAGGCTTTGATGGCGGGAGCCACCCCGGAGCAGGTCTTCGAATCCACCAAGATCGACCCGTGGTTCGTCGACCAGCTGGTGCTCCTCACCGAGATCGCCCGTGAGCTCCTGGCCGCCGACGAGCTGACCCCCGACCTGCTGCGCAGGGCCAAGCGCCACGGCTTCTCCGATGAGCAGATCGCGTCGGCGCGCAACATGTCGGTGGATGTCGTGCGCGGGGTGCGCTGGGCGCTGGGCGTACGCCCGGTCTTCAAGACCGTCGACACCTGCGCCGCGGAGTTCGCGGCGAAGACGCCCTACCACTACTCGTCCTATGACGAGGAGACCGAGGTGGCCCCGCGCGAGAAGCCGGCCGTGCTCATCCTCGGCTCGGGTCCCAACCGCATCGGCCAGGGCATCGAGTTCGACTATTCCTGCGTCCACGCCGCGCTGGCGCTGCAGGAAGCGGGCTTCGAGACCGTCATGGTCAACTGCAACCCCGAGACCGTGTCGACGGACTATGACACCTCCGACCGGCTCTATTTCGAGCCGCTGACGCTGGAGGACGTGCTCGAGGTCTATCACGCCGAGAAGCAGGCCGGCCCGGTTGCGGGTGTCATCGTCCAGCTCGGTGGCCAGACCCCGCTGCGGCTGGCGCAGGCGCTCAAGGACGCGGGCGTACCCATCGTCGGCACCAGCCCCGAGGCCATCCACCTCGCCGAGGAGCGGGGCGCGTTCGGCCGGGTCCTGGCCGAGGCGGGCCTGCCAGCGCCCAAGCACGGCATGGCGTACTCGTTCGACGAGGCCCGCCGGATCGCCGAGGAGATCGGCTATCCGGTCCTGGTCCGCCCGTCCTATGTGCTAGGCGGCCGCGGCATGGAGATCGTCTATGACGAGGCGTCGCTGCGCGGCTACATCGAGCGGGCGACCGAGATCTCGCCGGAGCATCCGGTGCTCGTCGATCGGTTCCTCGACGATGCGGTGGAGATCGATGTCGACGCGCTCTATGACGGTCACGAGCTCTATCTCGGCGGCATCATGGAACACATCGAGGAGGCCGGCGTCCACTCCGGCGACTCGGCGTGCGCGCTGCCGCCCCTCACACTGGGCGGCGAGACCATCGACAAGATCCGCCAGTCGACCGAGGCCATCGCCAAGGGCGTCGGAGTGCGGGGGCTGTTGAATATCCAGTACGCCCTCGCGTCCGACACGCTCTATGTCCTCGAGGCCAACCCGCGGGCGTCGCGCACGGTGCCGTTCGTTTCGAAGGCCACCGCGACCCAGCTGGCCAAGGCCGCCTCGCGGATCATGCTCGGCGCCACCATCGCCGAGCTGCGCACCGAGGGCATGCTGAGGGCTGAGGGTGACGGGGCCGACGTGCCCGATCACGCACCGCTCGCGGTGAAGGAAGCCGTCCTGCCGTTCAACCGGTTCCGCACCGCCGAGGGCCTGACCGTCGACACGCTGCTCAGCCCGGAGATGAAGTCGACGGGTGAGGTCATGGGTCTCGCCCCGAGCTTCGGCGTGGCGTTCGCCAAGAGCCAGTCGGCTGCGTTCGGGCCGCTGCCGAGCGAGGGCAAGGTCTTCGTTTCCGCTGCCAACCGGGACAAGCGGCATGCGATCTTCCCCATCAAGAAGCTCCACGACATGGGCTTCGAGCTGCTCGCCACCGGCGGCACCGCCCAGGTGCTGCGCCGCAACGGCGTACCCGTCACCACCGTGCGCAAGCACACCCAGGGCCCCGGCCCGAACGGGGAGCCGACCATCGTGCAGTTGATCGAGGCCGGCGAAGTCGACCTGATCTTCAACACGCCGCATGGCGCGACCTCGACCGAGGGTTCGCCCCGCATGGACGGCTATGAGATCCGGACGTCGGCCGTGCGCCATGACGTGCCGTGCATCACCACCGTCCAGGGTCTGTCGGCTGCGGTGCAGGGCATTGAAGCGGTCAGGGCCGGCGAAGTCGACGTGAAGTCGCTGCAGGCCTGGGCCGGCGAGGTCCGGGGCGAGCAGTGAGCGGTCTCGATCCGCAGCGTGGCCGCGCAGCCGGGCAACGTCGCGTGGCGGCGCTCGACTGGGGCTATCAGCAGGTCCTGCGCCCGGGGCTTTTCCGCATCGGCGGGGGAGACCCCGAGGTCGCCCACGAGAAGACACTCGCGGCGGCCAGCCTGCTCGGTCGGGTGGGCCCGCTCCGGGCCGCGGTCAGGGCTCTGCACCCGCGGGGCCGCACCGTGACCGTGGCCGGGATCGACTTCCCGGGGCCCGTGGGCCTGGCCGCCGGCCTCGACAAGTTCGGGGTCGGCGTGCACGCCTGGGGTGCGCTGGGATTCAGCCATGTCGAGCTCGGCACGGTCACCGCGCTCGCGCAGCCCGGCAACCCGAAGCCGCGCCTCTTCCGGGCTCGGGAGTCGGGCGGCATCCTCAATCGGATGGGCTTCAACAACCCGGGCGCGACGGCCCTGGCCGACACCCTGCGGACCGCGGGGATCAGCCGCGGCAACCTGGTCGCGGGCATCCCGATCGGCATCTCCCTCGGCAAGTCGAAGGTCACCCCGCTGGAGGAGGCGACGCAGGACTATCTGACGTCGTTCGCCCTGCTGGCGCCCTTCGCCGACTACGTCGCCATCAACGTCTCCAGCCCCAACACCCCCGGCCTGCGCAGCCTGCAGGACGGGGCGGCGCTGGCGGAATTGGTGGGTGCGCTGACGAGGGCCGCGCGGGAGCGGGCCGCCGCGGTTCCCGCAGAGGGTACGCCCGTCCCGGTCTTCGTGAAGGTCGCCCCGGACCTGACGTTCGATGCCCTGGAGGAGGTGCTCGCCGTGTGCACCGACAACGGAGCCGCGGGACTGATCGCCACCAACACCACGTTGTCGCGTGAGGGACTCGTGGGCGCCGACCGCATCCTGGGCGACGAGGCGGGCGGATTGTCCGGCGCGCCACTCACTGTCCGGGCCCGCGAAGTCGTCTCCTGGCTGGCCGAACGCTCCGAGCTGCCGATCATCGGAGTCGGGGGCATCATGACGGTCGCCGACGCACAGGGGATGATGGATGCCGGAGCAGCCCTGCTGCAGGTCTATTCCGGCTACATCTATCGCGGTCCCGCGCTCGTCGCGGAGGCCAATCAGGCCCTCGGCCGGGCCTGATCACCACCTGATCCCCGACCACCCCGACAACAGGGAGGGCCCCATGTCCGACGGATTCGGCGTACGCCTCGCAGAACAGATCGCCAACCGCGGCCGGCTGTGCGTGGGGGTCGACCCCCACCCGGCGATGCTGCAGGCCTGGGGCCTGCCCGTGGATGTCGCGGGGCTGTCCGAGATGACCCGGGGGATGGTGGACGCCCTCGGCGATCTGGTGGCCGTGTTCAAGCCGCAGAGCGCGATGTTCGAGGCGTTCGGGTCCGCCGGAATCGGCGTACTCGAGCGGTTCCTCGCGGCCGCCGACAAGGCCGGCGCGATGGTGATCATGGACGCCAAGCGCGGCGATATCGGGTCGACGATGGATGCGTACGCCCGGGCGTACCTCTCCGACGACTCGCCGCTGGCGGCCGACGCCCTGACGGTCAACCCGTTTCTCGGGTTCGGTTCGCTCACGCCGGCGATCCAGCTGGCGGAGGCCACCGGACGCGGGCTCTATGTGCTCTGCCGGACCTCCAACCCCGAAGGTGGCGAGGTGCAGCTCGCGCAGGGTGGTGGGCGCACGGTCGCACAGATGATGATCGACCAGGTCAACCACGCCAACGCGGGCCGGGATCCGGGCCCGCTGGGGTTGGTGATCGGGGGTACGCTTCCGCGGCTCGACGTCGACCTCACGCAGTTCACCGGCTCGATCCTCGTGCCCGGCATCGGCGCCCAGGGCGGCACGGTGGCCGGGCTGAGCGGTCTGTTCGGCGGCGCGACGGCGCGCGTCCTGCCGACCTCCAGCCGGGAGGTCATGGGCGCCGGCCCGGACGCCGAATCCCTGCGCCGGGCGGCCACTCAGCTCATCACCACGACTGCCGGGCTGGGCTGACTCCAACCCCGCCATGACTGGGCCGGACGCTCGTTTCTCGGGCCCTGGCGACGGTTCCGGCACAGGCTTCTCCCGGACGACGAAGAAACCCGCTAGGTTGACTCGCGTGAAGCCCACGACCAGGGAGGTGGCCGTGCCGATTCCCCCACTCAGTGACGAGCAATTGCGCCAGGCCCGCGAGGCCGCCGCAGCGGCCCGCAGCCGTCGAGCCGAGATCAAGGACCGGCTCCGATCCGGCGACCTGACCCTGGCCGAAGTGATCCAGTTGGCCGAGACCGACGATGTCGTCGCCCGCACCAAGGTGGTGGATGCGCTGAAGTGCCTGCCCCGGGTGGGGGAGAAGCGCGCCGCCGAGGTGATGGAGCGCCTCGACATCGCCGCCAACCGACGCCTGCGTGGCCTGGGTCCCCACCAGATCGCCAACCTGCGCACCGAGTTCGCTCCCAGGACCAAGGCCTGACCAGTTGCCGATGACCTCACCTCGCACGCCCGGCACCGTCCGGGTCACCGTCGTTTCGGGGCCGACCGCCGTCGGCAAAGGCACCGTGGTCGCAGCCCTGCGCGCCCGTCACCCGGAGGTCTGGCTGTCGACGTCCGCCACGACACGGGCACCGCGGCCGCGCGAGGTCGAGGGGGTGCACTATCACTTCGTCTCGGGCGAGGAATTCGACGAGCTGCTGGCCTCGGACGGGTTGCTGGAGTGGGCCCTCGTCCATGGCACCGACCGCTATGGCACGCCCCGGGCTCCCGTCGACGCCGCCCTCGCCGAGGGGCTCGATGTCGTCCTGGAGATCGAACTGCAGGGGGCCCGGCAGGTGCGGGAGTCACTGCCGGGGGCCCGGTTCGTGTTCATCGCCCCGCCCAGCTGGGACGAATTGGTTCGCCGGCTCGAACACCGGGGGACCGAAACGCTCGAACAGCGAGAACGTCGCCTGAAGACGGCAGAGGCCGAATTGGCCAGTCAGAGCGAGTTTGATCATGTTGTTGTCAATGATCGCGTCGATCGGGCGGTGGAAGAACTGGTAGGGTTGATGGGATTGCGTCCGCCTAACACTCAAGAAGGCCTGCATTGACGACCCAACACGCCCCCGGCATCACCAACCCGCCGATCGACGACCTCCTGACGAAGGTCGACTCGAAATATCGGCTCGTGCTCTTCGCTGCCAAGCGGGCCCGCCAGATCAACGCCTACTACTCGCAGCTCGGTGAAGGCCTGCTCGAGAACGTGGGACCCCTCGTGGACACGGGCATCCAGGAGAAGCCGCTGTCCATCGCTCTGCGCGAGGTCAACGCCGGTGTGCTCGAATGCCACGACATCGACCCGAACGCCGAGCCGGAGACCTCGCTCGAGGAATTCGCCGATCCCGACTTCGGCGACGACTTCCCGGCCTGATATCCATTAATCCATGAGCCGCATCATCCTGGGCGTGGCCGGTGGGATCGCGGCTTACAAGGCGTGTGAACTGCTGCGCCGGTTCACCGAGGCCGGTCACGATGTGACGGTCATCCCCACCGAGGCCGCCCTCAACTTCGTCGGGCGCACCACGTGGCAGGCGTTGTCCGGAAATCCGGTGCATACCGATGTCTGGACCGACAGCCACGAGGTGCGCCACGTCAAGCTCGGCCAGACCGCCGACCTTGTCGTGGTCGCACCCGCGACGGCCGACCTGCTGGCCCGCGCGGCCACCGGCCGGGCCGACGATCTGTTGACCAACACGCTGCTGACGGCGCACTGCCCGGTGGTCATGGCCCCGGCCATGCACACCGAGATGTGGCTGCATGCCGCCACACAGGCCAATGTGGCCACGCTCCGCGAGCGCGGGGTCGTGGTGATGGATCCGGCTTCGGGTCGCCTCACCGGCGCTGACACCGGTCCGGGCCGGCTGCCCGACGCGGTGGATATTCATGCGGTGGCGCTCAGCCTGCTCGACCAGCCCGAGACTGCTGCTGCGGCGGCGGATCAGGATCTGGCCGGGAAGCATGTCGTCGTCAGTGCGGGCGGGACTCGGGAGCGGCTCGATCCGGTCCGCTATCTCGGCAACGCCTCGTCCGGGCTCATGGGCCTGTCGATCGCCCGCGCGGCCGCGCTGCGGGGCGCCGACGTGACGCTGGTCGCCGCCCATATCGAGCACCCGGTGCCGAGCGGTTGCACGGTCCGGCGCGTGGAGAGCACGGCCGACCTGGCCGAGACCATGACCGAACTCAGCGAGTCGGCCGATGTGATCGTGATGGCCGTCGCAGCCGCCGACTTCACCCCGCGCACCCGCGCCGAGAGCAAGATCAAGAAGGCCTCCGAGTCGTCCGGTCTCCAGCTCGACCTGGTTCAGACGACCGACGTGCTCAAGACGATCTCCCACGCGCGGCCCCGGCCGCAGGTCATCGTGGGATTCGCCGCCGAAACCGCCACCGATGCCGACCATCTGCTGGAGCTCGGGCGGGCCAAGCTCGCCCGCAAGGGCTGCGACCTGCTGGTGCTCAACGATGTCAGTGGTGGCAAGGTGTTCGGCGAGGATGACAATCGGATCGTGGTCATCTCACCCGATGACGTTCTCGGCCATCACTCCGGGCCCAAGAGCGTCGTCGCCCACCGCATCCTGGATGCGGTCCATTCCGTCGCGGCGCGCTGACGCCGCACATCGACCGGCGCGGGACGACCGCGCCCCTTTGAAAGGTTCCGCGTGAGCAAGCGCCTCTTCACCTCCGAGTCGGTGACCGAGGGTCATCCGGACAAGATCGCCGACGCGATCAGCGACACCGTCCTCGATGAGCTGCTGAGTCAGGACCCCGAGTCCCGGGTCGCCGTCGAGACTCTCGTCACGACCGGTCTCGTCGTGGTCGCCGGAGAGGTGACCACTGAGGCGTACGCGGAGATCCCGAGCCTCGTCCGCGAGAAGATCCTCGAGATCGGCTACGACTCCTCCCACAAGTCGTTCGACGGCCGCTCGTGCGGCGTACAGGTTTCCCTCGGGCAGCAGTCGCCCGACATCGCCCAGGGCGTGGACACGGCCTGGGAGAAGCGCCTCGAGGAGTCGGCGGATGCGTACGACCTGCAGGGCGCGGGCGACCAGGGCCTGATGTTCGGATATGCGTGCGACGAGACCGAATCGCTCATGCCGCTGCCGATCGACATCGCGCATCGCCTGGCCGAGCGGCTCACGTCGGTTCGCAAGGACGGGACGATGCCCTACCTGCGTCCCGACGGCAAGACCCAGGTGACGATCGAGTACGCCGGCGATCGGCCGGTCCGTCTCGACACCGTCGTCGTGTCCTGCCAGCACGCGCCCGACATCGACCTGGAGCGGATGCTCGCACCCGATGTGCGTGAGCAGGTCATCGCCCCGGTGCTGGAACGGTTCGACGTCGACCACAGCGACTATCGCGATTTCGTGAACCCGACCGGCAAGTTCGTGATCGGCGGCCCCATGGGCGATGCCGGTCTCACCGGCCGCAAGATCATCGTCGACACCTATGGCGGCATGGCCCGTCACGGAGGCGGCGCCATGTCGGGCAAGGACCCGTCGAAGGTCGACCGATCGGCGTCCTATGCCATGCGTTGGGTGGCCAAGAACGTCGTCGCGGCCGGGCTGGCGCGGCGTTGCGAGGTGCAGGTGGCGTACGCCATCGGCCGCGCGCATCCGGTCGGCTTCTATCTCGAGTGCTTCGGCACCGAGGCGGTCCCTGTCGACCAGATCTCCGACGCCGTGCTCGCGAACTTCGACCTGCGGCCCGCAGCCATCACCGCTGCGCTCGACCTGAAACGACCCATCTACGCCCAGACTGCGGCGTACGGTCACTTCGGCCGTGACCTCCCCGAGTTCACCTGGGAACGCACTGATCGCGCCGAGATTCTGGCGCGGGCAGTCAAGGGCTGATCATGGTACGCCGAGCCCTGGGTTTCCTGGCCATCGCCCTGGCGCTGGTTCTGTTGCTCGGCCTCGGCGGCTACAAGTTGATGAACTCCCGGACGGTCCAGATCGCCGGGGAGCTGACTGCGCGGGTGGAGACGCCGGAGAAGGTCGTTGCGCTGACGTTCGACGATGGGCCCACCCCGGCCGACACCGAGCGGATCCTGGCCGATCTCGCGGCGGAGGACGTGCGGGCCACGTTCTTCGTCATCGGCGAGAACATCGAGAAGGATCCGGAATCGATCACCCGCATCGCGGCCGCCGGACACGAGCTGGCGAACCATTCGTGGTCGCATCCGCGCCTGGTGCTCATGAGCTCCGACGAGATCGCGGCGGAGATCGAGAAGACCGATGCGGCGCTGCGCGCCAGCGGTTATGCGGGTGAGATCCAGTTCCGGCCGCCGTACGGCAAGAAGCTCGTCGGTCTGCCGCGCTATCTCGCCGCGCATGACCGGCGCACGATCATGTGGGACGTCGCGGTCGAGGACTATTCGTCACCGGAGGTACGCCAGAGCGCCGAGGACCTCACGCGGCTCACGGTCGAGAAGGTCCAGCCCGGGTCGATCATCCTGCTGCATCCGTGGCAGGGCCGGCTCGATACCCAGGCGGCGATCGGCCCGGTGATCCGTGAGCTCAAGGGTCAGGGCTATCGGTTCGTGACGGTGAACGAGCTGCTGGCGTACGAATCCTGATCGGGCGCCCGGGTCACTCGTCGAACGCGCCGAACCCGTCATCCCGGCCCCTGAGTCGGTCCAGAGCGCGGCGATCCTTCTTGGTCGGCCGGCCCGCACCCCGGTCGCGACGGGCCACGGGCGTCGACAGATGCGCCGGGCGTTCGGGGGAGTGATCGATGTAACAGGTGACCGCGACCGGGGCGCCGACGCGTTTGGTGATCAGTTGGGTGACCTCGAACTCGCGCACCCAGCCTGGTTGGCGCCAGCTCACGCGATCCCCGACCTTCACCTGCTGGGCCGGCTTGACGGGCTTTTCGTTCACACGGATGTGGCCGCCCTTGCAGGCATCGGTCGCGAGCGAGCGCGTCTTGAACAACCGCACCGACCACAGCCACACATCCAGACGTGCCATCGGCGTCATCATACGCCCGTGCGCGCGAGCCCTCCGGAGTTGGTCTTCGGCGGCCGGGTCGTCTTCGCCGGCTTCGGGGTCTTCGTGGGCTTCGGGGTCTTGGTCGTCGTGGGCGCGAAGGTCGTGGTCCTGTGCACGAAGACGCCACCAGGGAGGGTGACGATCCACTTGTAGGTGCCGCTGGGCCAGCCGTCCGACGGGGCGTCGAGCACGATCCGCATGGGTCCGGTGCCCGATTGCTGGCGCTCCGCGTGATACGTCCCTTCCCGGGCCCACCCATGGGGTTGGCCGTCCACGTCCACCCACTGCCCATCGGTGAGGCCGGTGACCGTGAAGGTGACGGGCGCATGAGCGCCTGTCGGGTTGCTGACCTTCACGGTGATTCCCTGACGGGCGGGTGCCGTGGCGGTCGACGAGGCGGTCGGCGAGGCGGTGGGCGCTGCCGTGGGCGACGCGGTCGGGTTCGCGAGGGCGGACCCCGGCACCAGAACCAGGGCGAGCGCAGCGGCGGAGAGTCCGAGGGTCGTGGCGATGCGGTTCATGATCGAGGCCTTTCTCGTGAGTGGTGGGCCTTCACCCGAGAGGATTCCGGTGGGCGTCGAGGAGTTCCGCCGTGACAGAACCGCAATGAACCTGCGCAATTCAGAACTGTCGGAGGGGACTGGCAGGATCACGAACATGTCGGCAGCGCTGTTCTCCACCGCGCCGCGACCCATTGCCCGGGTCGCGGTGGACATGTCGTTACCGCACCTGGATCGGCCGTTCGACTATCTCGTGCCAGAGAAGTTGGCCGAGGTAGCACAGCCGGGGGTGCGGGTCCGGGTGCGGTTCGCCGGGCAGCTGCGGGACGGGTTCATCCTCGAGCTGGGGGAGGAGACCGATGGGCTGCGATCACTGGCTCCGCTGGAACGCGTGCTGTCGCCCGAACCGGTGCTGAAACCCGAGGTCGCGCGGCTGCTGCGGGCGGTGGCCGATCACTATGCCGGGACATTCTCAGACGTGATGCGCCTCGCCGTTCCGCCGCGTCATGCAGCGACCGAGAAGGCGGAGCCCCCGGAGCTGCCCGCGCCCGCGCTCGACCCACTCCCAGGATCGCCGTTCGACCACTATCCGACCGGGCCCGAGTTCCTGGCCGCGCTCGGGCGTGGCCAGTCGCCGCGCGCGTCGTGGCAGGTCGTGCCGAGTCACAGCGACGCCGGTGACTGGGCGCGGGGGCTCGCGGCTGCGGCTCACGCCACCCTGTCGTCCGGCCGCGGGGCCCTCCTGATCGTTCCCCATGCCCGCGACCTCGTCCGGTTGCGGGAGACCTGTGCCGAGATGTTCGGCGAAGCCAGTTTTGTGACACTCTCCGCCGATGACGGTCCGGCGGCGCGCTATCGGGCGTACCTGGCTGTGTCCCGCGGCCACGTGAAGCTGGTCCTCGGGACGCGCGCGGCGGCGTACGCCCCGGTCCACGATCTGGGCCTCGTCGCTCTCTGGGACGACGGCGACGATCTGCACTCCGAACCCCGCGCACCGTATCCGCATGCCCGGGAAGTGCTGGCTCTCCGGGCGCAGCAGGCGAAGTGCGCGACGCTGTTCGCGGCGTACCACCGGACCTGCGAGATCGAGCTGCTGTTGGAGCGACGGTGGTTGCATCCGCTGGCCCTCGACGCGCGGGTCCAACGTCGGCTCGCCCCTGCCGTTCGCCTTGCGGGCGATTCCGACTGGGCGCTCGAGCGGGATCCGCTCGCCCAGGCCGTACGCATGCCCCGTCAGGTCTTCGAGGTCATCCGCGTGGGGCTCGCAGCGGGTCCGGTGTTGGTGCAGGTGCCACGGGCCGGCTATCTGGTCGTTCTGGTCTGTGCGGAGTGTCGTGAGCCCGTGCGGTGTCCCCACTGCCATGGCCCGGTGCGGGCGGGATCGGCTCGTGTGTCCTGTGATTGGTGTACGCGGCCGGTCACGGGATGGCGCTGCCCCGTGTGTGATCACACCCGCTGGCGTGCCCCCGTGATCGGAGCCGAGCGCACCGCCGAGGAGCTCGGTCAGGCCTTTCCCGGAACGAAGGTGATCCAGTCCCAGGGCGACCGGGTCGTGGATCGGATCGACGATGCGCCTGCCCTCGTGGTGGCGACACCCGGCGCCGAACCGGAGGCTGACACGGGGTATGCCGCGGCTGTGTTGCTCGACGCCGAGATCTTGCTGACCAGGGCCGATCTGAGGGCGTCCGAGGAGGCCCACCGGCGCTGGATCAATGCCGTCGGTCTGGTGCGGGGCGGTGCCGAGGGCGGCACTGTGATCGCGGTCGGCCCGACCGATGCGGTTGCCCTCCAGGCGCTGGTCAGGGGAGACCCCGGTGGTTTCGCGTCACGCGAGCTGGCCGATCGCGCCGCAGCCCAGGTGGCCCCTGCCCAGAAGATGGCCACGATCGAGGGCCCTCTGCCCGCTCTGGCCGAGATCACCGATGAGC
Coding sequences:
- a CDS encoding RNA-binding S4 domain-containing protein gives rise to the protein MARLDVWLWSVRLFKTRSLATDACKGGHIRVNEKPVKPAQQVKVGDRVSWRQPGWVREFEVTQLITKRVGAPVAVTCYIDHSPERPAHLSTPVARRDRGAGRPTKKDRRALDRLRGRDDGFGAFDE
- the pyrF gene encoding orotidine-5'-phosphate decarboxylase, producing MSDGFGVRLAEQIANRGRLCVGVDPHPAMLQAWGLPVDVAGLSEMTRGMVDALGDLVAVFKPQSAMFEAFGSAGIGVLERFLAAADKAGAMVIMDAKRGDIGSTMDAYARAYLSDDSPLAADALTVNPFLGFGSLTPAIQLAEATGRGLYVLCRTSNPEGGEVQLAQGGGRTVAQMMIDQVNHANAGRDPGPLGLVIGGTLPRLDVDLTQFTGSILVPGIGAQGGTVAGLSGLFGGATARVLPTSSREVMGAGPDAESLRRAATQLITTTAGLG
- the metK gene encoding methionine adenosyltransferase, with translation MSKRLFTSESVTEGHPDKIADAISDTVLDELLSQDPESRVAVETLVTTGLVVVAGEVTTEAYAEIPSLVREKILEIGYDSSHKSFDGRSCGVQVSLGQQSPDIAQGVDTAWEKRLEESADAYDLQGAGDQGLMFGYACDETESLMPLPIDIAHRLAERLTSVRKDGTMPYLRPDGKTQVTIEYAGDRPVRLDTVVVSCQHAPDIDLERMLAPDVREQVIAPVLERFDVDHSDYRDFVNPTGKFVIGGPMGDAGLTGRKIIVDTYGGMARHGGGAMSGKDPSKVDRSASYAMRWVAKNVVAAGLARRCEVQVAYAIGRAHPVGFYLECFGTEAVPVDQISDAVLANFDLRPAAITAALDLKRPIYAQTAAYGHFGRDLPEFTWERTDRAEILARAVKG
- the gmk gene encoding guanylate kinase, giving the protein MTSPRTPGTVRVTVVSGPTAVGKGTVVAALRARHPEVWLSTSATTRAPRPREVEGVHYHFVSGEEFDELLASDGLLEWALVHGTDRYGTPRAPVDAALAEGLDVVLEIELQGARQVRESLPGARFVFIAPPSWDELVRRLEHRGTETLEQRERRLKTAEAELASQSEFDHVVVNDRVDRAVEELVGLMGLRPPNTQEGLH
- a CDS encoding polysaccharide deacetylase family protein — encoded protein: MVRRALGFLAIALALVLLLGLGGYKLMNSRTVQIAGELTARVETPEKVVALTFDDGPTPADTERILADLAAEDVRATFFVIGENIEKDPESITRIAAAGHELANHSWSHPRLVLMSSDEIAAEIEKTDAALRASGYAGEIQFRPPYGKKLVGLPRYLAAHDRRTIMWDVAVEDYSSPEVRQSAEDLTRLTVEKVQPGSIILLHPWQGRLDTQAAIGPVIRELKGQGYRFVTVNELLAYES
- the carB gene encoding carbamoyl-phosphate synthase large subunit, whose product is MPRRTDIKSIIVIGSGPIVIGQACEFDYSGTQACRVLREEGFRVILVNSNPATIMTDPEFADATYVEPITPEFVERVIAKERPDAMLATLGGQTALNTAIALHDNGVLEKYGVELIGASVEAIQRGENREEFKEIVQQLDVPGGPAEVAQSRICHTMDEVLAAAGELGYPVVVRPSFTMGGVGSGFAYDEEQLRRIAGTGLAASPVTEVLIEESILGWKEYELEVMRDKADNVVIICSIENFDPMGVHTGDSITVAPAMTLTDREYQRMRDVGIGIIRAVGVDTGGCNIQFAINPADGRMIVIEMNPRVSRSSALASKATGFPIAKIAAKVAIGYTLDEIQNDITQETPASFEPALDYVVVKVPRFAFEKFPSADDTLTTHMKSVGEAMSLGRNFTEALGKALRSLEDPNARFDFAAEVTEPVEELLEIASRPHDGRLQVVLKALMAGATPEQVFESTKIDPWFVDQLVLLTEIARELLAADELTPDLLRRAKRHGFSDEQIASARNMSVDVVRGVRWALGVRPVFKTVDTCAAEFAAKTPYHYSSYDEETEVAPREKPAVLILGSGPNRIGQGIEFDYSCVHAALALQEAGFETVMVNCNPETVSTDYDTSDRLYFEPLTLEDVLEVYHAEKQAGPVAGVIVQLGGQTPLRLAQALKDAGVPIVGTSPEAIHLAEERGAFGRVLAEAGLPAPKHGMAYSFDEARRIAEEIGYPVLVRPSYVLGGRGMEIVYDEASLRGYIERATEISPEHPVLVDRFLDDAVEIDVDALYDGHELYLGGIMEHIEEAGVHSGDSACALPPLTLGGETIDKIRQSTEAIAKGVGVRGLLNIQYALASDTLYVLEANPRASRTVPFVSKATATQLAKAASRIMLGATIAELRTEGMLRAEGDGADVPDHAPLAVKEAVLPFNRFRTAEGLTVDTLLSPEMKSTGEVMGLAPSFGVAFAKSQSAAFGPLPSEGKVFVSAANRDKRHAIFPIKKLHDMGFELLATGGTAQVLRRNGVPVTTVRKHTQGPGPNGEPTIVQLIEAGEVDLIFNTPHGATSTEGSPRMDGYEIRTSAVRHDVPCITTVQGLSAAVQGIEAVRAGEVDVKSLQAWAGEVRGEQ
- a CDS encoding quinone-dependent dihydroorotate dehydrogenase translates to MSGLDPQRGRAAGQRRVAALDWGYQQVLRPGLFRIGGGDPEVAHEKTLAAASLLGRVGPLRAAVRALHPRGRTVTVAGIDFPGPVGLAAGLDKFGVGVHAWGALGFSHVELGTVTALAQPGNPKPRLFRARESGGILNRMGFNNPGATALADTLRTAGISRGNLVAGIPIGISLGKSKVTPLEEATQDYLTSFALLAPFADYVAINVSSPNTPGLRSLQDGAALAELVGALTRAARERAAAVPAEGTPVPVFVKVAPDLTFDALEEVLAVCTDNGAAGLIATNTTLSREGLVGADRILGDEAGGLSGAPLTVRAREVVSWLAERSELPIIGVGGIMTVADAQGMMDAGAALLQVYSGYIYRGPALVAEANQALGRA
- the rpoZ gene encoding DNA-directed RNA polymerase subunit omega: MTTQHAPGITNPPIDDLLTKVDSKYRLVLFAAKRARQINAYYSQLGEGLLENVGPLVDTGIQEKPLSIALREVNAGVLECHDIDPNAEPETSLEEFADPDFGDDFPA
- the mihF gene encoding integration host factor, actinobacterial type, whose translation is MPIPPLSDEQLRQAREAAAAARSRRAEIKDRLRSGDLTLAEVIQLAETDDVVARTKVVDALKCLPRVGEKRAAEVMERLDIAANRRLRGLGPHQIANLRTEFAPRTKA
- the coaBC gene encoding bifunctional phosphopantothenoylcysteine decarboxylase/phosphopantothenate--cysteine ligase CoaBC translates to MSRIILGVAGGIAAYKACELLRRFTEAGHDVTVIPTEAALNFVGRTTWQALSGNPVHTDVWTDSHEVRHVKLGQTADLVVVAPATADLLARAATGRADDLLTNTLLTAHCPVVMAPAMHTEMWLHAATQANVATLRERGVVVMDPASGRLTGADTGPGRLPDAVDIHAVALSLLDQPETAAAAADQDLAGKHVVVSAGGTRERLDPVRYLGNASSGLMGLSIARAAALRGADVTLVAAHIEHPVPSGCTVRRVESTADLAETMTELSESADVIVMAVAAADFTPRTRAESKIKKASESSGLQLDLVQTTDVLKTISHARPRPQVIVGFAAETATDADHLLELGRAKLARKGCDLLVLNDVSGGKVFGEDDNRIVVISPDDVLGHHSGPKSVVAHRILDAVHSVAAR